A genomic window from Methanobacterium sp. BRmetb2 includes:
- a CDS encoding glycosyl transferase family 1, with product MKICMVGHFPPHIGGVSSYTYLLSLELVKRGDKVYVLTYPHSELTSNAYLNGGSVPKNNLKSIHIENAFAPNIKGLRGTIFTITASFKLMRMVKKYKIDLIHAHYIMPPGLIAVIVGKLLKTPVVLTIHGSDIFRLSRKSILKPLIRYILRNSSQIFAVSEAVKSEVIQLERDLEDKIEVTWNAVDLKKFNPQNDSSFREELNLEPGKPLILFVGNLVAQKGVKYLIEAKKFFKNDSYLVIVGSGPLQRELKAMVEYEGLKYVKFVNARDDIEKIMPQADVLVLPSTSESFGIVLLEALASGVPIVATNVGGIPEIVTGDVGIIVEPRNPVAIAEAVDKILSDPQLKSEFKSNARKRAFKYSKLEIPY from the coding sequence ATGAAAATATGTATGGTTGGACATTTCCCCCCACACATTGGAGGTGTTTCATCCTACACATATCTCTTATCCCTTGAATTGGTTAAAAGAGGAGATAAAGTATATGTTCTCACCTATCCCCATAGTGAGTTAACCAGTAACGCCTATTTAAATGGGGGAAGTGTTCCTAAAAACAACTTAAAGAGCATCCATATAGAAAATGCATTCGCCCCTAATATTAAGGGCCTGAGAGGTACTATTTTCACTATTACGGCAAGTTTCAAGTTAATGAGGATGGTTAAAAAATATAAAATTGACTTGATACATGCTCACTATATCATGCCCCCTGGTTTAATAGCAGTTATAGTAGGTAAACTGTTAAAAACTCCGGTTGTCCTTACCATCCATGGATCTGACATTTTTCGTCTGAGCCGTAAATCAATACTAAAACCCCTGATAAGATATATTTTAAGAAATAGCAGTCAAATATTTGCAGTAAGTGAAGCCGTTAAAAGTGAAGTAATACAACTAGAAAGAGACCTGGAGGATAAGATAGAGGTTACTTGGAATGCAGTGGACTTGAAAAAATTCAATCCCCAAAATGACAGTTCATTCAGGGAAGAATTGAATCTTGAACCAGGAAAACCATTAATACTTTTTGTGGGAAACTTGGTGGCTCAAAAAGGGGTTAAATATTTAATTGAAGCCAAAAAATTTTTTAAAAATGATTCATACTTGGTAATCGTTGGTAGCGGTCCGTTGCAAAGAGAACTCAAAGCCATGGTTGAATATGAAGGTCTAAAATACGTGAAATTCGTAAATGCACGAGATGACATAGAAAAAATAATGCCACAAGCAGATGTGCTGGTTCTACCTTCCACATCAGAAAGCTTTGGAATAGTTTTACTGGAGGCCTTGGCCTCGGGTGTTCCAATTGTTGCAACAAATGTAGGGGGTATCCCTGAGATAGTTACAGGTGATGTGGGGATAATTGTGGAACCTAGAAATCCGGTGGCAATTGCCGAAGCTGTGGATAAAATCTTGTCTGATCCCCAATTAAAAAGTGAATTTAAAAGTAACGCTCGTAAACGGGCTTTTAAATATTCAAAACTGGAAATTCCTTACTAA
- a CDS encoding cyclic pyranopterin monophosphate synthase MoaC yields the protein MSEKEFTHLSDEGVRMVEVGEKPVVRRKAVSRGKIYLKPQTIKLIENNEIKKGNVLTTAQIAGINAVKSTHHLIPLCHSLKITGINATFQVEKDFIIVEFSVRSSGKTGVEMEALTGVSVALLTIWDMVKSVEKDENGQYPSTRITDIEVIKKEKSKYYF from the coding sequence ATGAGTGAAAAAGAATTCACACACCTCTCAGATGAGGGTGTACGTATGGTAGAGGTTGGAGAAAAACCTGTTGTTAGAAGAAAGGCTGTGTCTCGGGGTAAAATATATTTAAAACCCCAAACTATCAAATTAATAGAAAATAATGAAATAAAAAAGGGTAATGTATTAACCACTGCTCAGATTGCTGGAATTAATGCAGTTAAATCAACCCATCATTTGATTCCCCTTTGCCATTCTCTTAAAATCACCGGAATTAATGCCACCTTCCAGGTTGAAAAAGATTTTATAATAGTAGAATTTAGTGTAAGATCATCTGGAAAAACCGGAGTGGAAATGGAAGCCCTGACAGGAGTAAGTGTTGCACTTCTTACTATTTGGGACATGGTTAAAAGTGTGGAAAAGGATGAAAACGGACAGTACCCCTCAACACGTATAACAGATATTGAAGTCATAAAAAAAGAGAAAAGTAAATATTATTTTTAA
- a CDS encoding DEAD/DEAH box helicase yields MKDIDPVLKEIIGECYPTIEKLNPAQRAVVDSGYLDDDTNYIIAIPTASGKTLLGVMAAINTILKGGKVVYGVPLLSIQNEKVKEFKELEKHGIKVGKHPKSSDLAVMVFESFDALTRFSWNTLHEVDLLIVDEFHMIGEYSRGPTIECAISRSNIINPSMRIIALSATLKNLNELSDWMEAHVVEHDYRPVPLHKDVLTTEEMGVKNKNEVVLKVLNHSIEDESQILVFVSTRRFTESLANNIAGKIKRKIPSDKKKAFKNVAKKILDVPQRRGSRPTTICLKLAECVENGVAFHHAGLFNEQREIIEDEFRAGNLYMITATPSLMYGVNLPSKNVIIRDYTRWTNQGPQNIPVFDYEQMSGRAGRPQYDSEGYSYLIAKSLDEAYNLKDYYVYGEVEATNSKLLENKDAVYRQIIAQVASKLSNNQTKILDFFNQTFYGYQMVHNEYMSVFAAESMEYEINTALEFLIQNGIIQPTPEGLKTTDFGTLIAKTNYSVESAVRLKEFALQGEFDIYKLIYEISKTPDMPKIAFKGRKSKEPVRDKLNNKGIFVVDTGLAEATAATLIEWIDERTEYQIENAFNVYAAATRRAAYEASQMIKFYRDICQVFGIYSYTDKLDKLSARLYYGVKDDVISLVVSVKRLGRKRARALCNTFGSDLSYVSKEELMKVEGIGPKIAESIKKKFNAE; encoded by the coding sequence ATGAAAGATATAGACCCTGTTTTAAAAGAGATAATTGGAGAATGTTATCCCACTATTGAAAAATTAAATCCTGCACAAAGGGCAGTTGTAGATTCTGGTTATCTTGATGATGATACTAACTACATTATAGCTATACCCACTGCCAGTGGTAAAACCCTTCTAGGAGTTATGGCTGCTATTAACACAATTTTAAAAGGTGGAAAGGTGGTTTACGGTGTTCCCCTATTATCTATCCAGAACGAGAAGGTTAAAGAATTTAAAGAACTGGAAAAACATGGCATTAAAGTGGGAAAACATCCCAAATCTTCAGACTTGGCAGTAATGGTCTTTGAATCATTTGATGCTCTAACCCGATTTTCATGGAACACCTTGCACGAGGTGGACCTCTTGATTGTGGATGAATTCCACATGATAGGAGAGTACTCCAGAGGTCCTACCATCGAATGTGCCATAAGCAGATCCAATATAATAAATCCATCCATGAGAATTATAGCACTTTCTGCTACACTAAAAAATCTTAATGAATTATCAGATTGGATGGAGGCCCATGTGGTTGAGCATGACTACCGACCAGTACCACTGCACAAGGACGTGCTAACCACTGAAGAGATGGGAGTAAAAAACAAGAACGAAGTAGTACTGAAAGTGTTGAATCATAGTATAGAAGACGAATCCCAGATTTTAGTATTTGTTTCCACCAGAAGATTCACCGAATCCCTGGCAAATAACATAGCTGGAAAAATAAAACGAAAAATTCCATCTGATAAGAAAAAAGCCTTTAAAAATGTGGCTAAAAAGATATTAGACGTGCCTCAGAGGCGGGGATCCCGGCCTACTACAATTTGTTTGAAACTGGCAGAATGCGTGGAAAATGGTGTGGCTTTCCACCATGCAGGACTCTTTAATGAACAAAGAGAGATTATAGAGGATGAATTCCGGGCGGGAAATTTGTACATGATAACTGCTACCCCCAGTTTAATGTACGGAGTGAATTTACCATCTAAAAATGTGATAATAAGAGATTACACCCGCTGGACCAATCAAGGTCCACAAAATATACCTGTATTTGACTACGAGCAGATGTCAGGACGTGCTGGCAGGCCCCAATATGACAGCGAAGGATACTCCTACCTTATAGCAAAGAGTCTAGACGAAGCCTACAACCTTAAGGACTATTATGTTTATGGTGAAGTAGAAGCCACCAATTCCAAACTATTAGAAAACAAGGACGCAGTTTACCGGCAGATAATTGCCCAGGTAGCATCTAAATTATCAAATAATCAGACAAAAATACTGGACTTTTTTAACCAAACCTTCTATGGTTACCAGATGGTTCATAATGAGTATATGAGTGTTTTTGCCGCAGAAAGCATGGAATATGAAATCAACACAGCCCTAGAATTTTTGATACAAAATGGAATAATTCAACCCACCCCTGAAGGACTTAAAACAACAGATTTTGGGACTCTTATCGCCAAAACCAATTACTCCGTGGAAAGCGCAGTTCGCCTAAAAGAATTTGCTCTCCAGGGAGAATTTGATATCTACAAACTTATATACGAGATCTCAAAAACTCCGGACATGCCAAAAATCGCATTCAAAGGCCGTAAGAGCAAGGAGCCCGTCCGGGATAAATTGAATAATAAAGGAATATTCGTTGTTGACACAGGACTGGCAGAAGCCACTGCTGCCACGTTAATAGAGTGGATTGACGAGCGAACTGAGTACCAGATTGAAAATGCATTCAATGTTTATGCAGCAGCCACAAGACGTGCAGCCTATGAAGCATCTCAAATGATAAAGTTCTACAGAGATATCTGTCAGGTTTTTGGTATCTATTCTTATACAGACAAACTGGATAAACT